A window of bacterium genomic DNA:
AGGGAGTCGTGGCGAATTGTCAAGACTTCGCCTACGCCACCGAATATAACTTCTTGATGAGCGAGAAGGCCTGAAAGGCGGATGCTGTGGATTTTAACCTGACCAAACTCTGCTCCTCTTGCGCCTTCCAGCTTCAATTGCTCTCCTGAAAAGTCTCTGGCGCTTCCTTGACGAGATCCGGCGATAACCTCTGCAGTACGCATGGCGGTCTGAGAGGGAGCATCGATTTTCCCATCATGATGAAGCTCAATAATTTCAGCATCGGGGAAATAGCGTGCCGCCTGCTTTGCGAAGCTCATCATTAAAACTGCTCCAATTGCAAAATTCGGAACCAATAATGCGCCGGTATGATGTTCGCTGCAGGCTAGACGAATATCCGTAATAGAATTCTTGCCTATACCTGAGGTGCCAATGACAGGACGCACACCGTGTTCGATTGCTGTTAAAGCATGCTCTGGAGCTATCATAGCGACCGTGAAATCAACGAGCACTTCAGGCTTAGTTTCCTCTAATAGCTTTGAAAGAAGTCGAGG
This region includes:
- the dapB gene encoding 4-hydroxy-tetrahydrodipicolinate reductase, producing the protein MDMIRVAVTGASGRMGMEVVRTVLDQPDMELVLAVDRNRHGEDIGTVIGRNPIDIQVQPRLLSKLLEETKPEVLVDFTVAMIAPEHALTAIEHGVRPVIGTSGIGKNSITDIRLACSEHHTGALLVPNFAIGAVLMMSFAKQAARYFPDAEIIELHHDGKIDAPSQTAMRTAEVIAGSRQGSARDFSGEQLKLEGARGAEFGQVKIHSIRLSGLLAHQEVIFGGVGEVLTIRHDSL